One stretch of Glandiceps talaboti chromosome 7, keGlaTala1.1, whole genome shotgun sequence DNA includes these proteins:
- the LOC144438247 gene encoding dehydrogenase/reductase SDR family member 1-like has protein sequence MAGTLEGKVCIVTGGTRGIGKGIALQLGEAGATVYVTGRTLTPKSSEYPGSLQETAEEIKKRGGKCIPVQCDHSDDNQIKDLFDKVRNEQDGRLDILINNVYSAVPMLFSSHQKKFWEMEPEVWDNVNVVGLRAHYIATVHASRMMVPRKQGLIVNISSVGGVMYFLSVPYGVGKAGCDKMATDCAKELKEHNIASISLWPGPVKTEVVVDNLTNGKFSTDMMLQAGFSQGESIEYAGKAIVHLANDPKLMQKTGRILWTCDLAREYNFKDIDGRDPPSYRHLKDILHSSGHTWLARLVPKFIRFPGWALAVQFHKF, from the exons ATGGCTGGTACACTAGAGGGTAAAGTTTGTATCGTCACTGGAGGAACTCGTGGTATTGGTAAAGGTATTGCCTTACAGCTTGGTGAAGCTGGTGCTACAGTTTATGTGACAG GCAGGACATTGACTCCAAAGTCATCAGAATATCCTGGCTCATTGCAAGAAACTGCTGAAGAG ATTAAAAAGCGTGGAGGTAAATGTATACCAGTACAATGTGATCATAGTGATGATAACCAAATCAAAGATTTGTTTGATAAAGTCAGGAATGAACAAGATGGAAGACTGGATATTCTCATTAACAATGTATATTCGGCAGTTCCT ATGTTGTTCTCAAGCCATCAAAAGAAATTTTGGGAGATGGAGCCTGAGGTATGGGATAATGTCAATGTTGTCGGTCTAAG AGCACATTACATAGCAACAGTTCACGCCAGTAGAATGATGGTTCCTAGGAAACAAGGTCTTATTGTCAATATATCCTCAGTAGGTGGTGTCATGTACTTTCTAAGTGTACCCTATGGTGTTGGTAAAGCAGGG TGTGACAAGATGGCTACAGATTGTGCCAAAGAGTTGAAAGAACATAATATTGCATCTATATCACTATGGCCAGGTCCTGTGAAGACTGAAGTTGTTGTGGATAATCTGACCAATGGCAAATTTAGTACAGATATGATG CTTCAGGCTGGATTTTCTCAAGGGGAAAGTATAGAATATGCTGGTAAAGCTATAGTACACCTTGCCAATG ATCCCAAGTTGATGCAGAAAACTGGTCGAATTCTATGGACATGTGATCTTGCTAGAGAATATAATTTCAAAGACATAGACGGCAGAGATCCACCAAGTTATAGACATCTTAAAGACATTTTACACTCTTCAGGACATACTTGGTTGGCCCGCTTAGTTCCAAAATTTATCAGATTTCCAGGATGGGCTTTGGCTGTTCAATTCCATAAATTCTAA
- the LOC144437385 gene encoding uncharacterized protein LOC144437385, with the protein MAKHKVWFMLLIFLFFLIYLATLAINGLANIPELDLKIFRNTTGDISDKYILNITPANWTFTIWGIIYSWFSLAVIYFLTTICRKNQTDYVYVRPQVLTPTFYIILALNLGLNTAWLVLWDRELMQYAFIVLVLVCLTLYTCLFIVHKNLWKHLSPMMRHQKLDVWCIRILVHNGIAIYATWCTVATLLNTGVVLVYWYDLTQETAGLICLSILSLEVVVWFLLETFVLDKWVRYTLTVWAVIIWALAGILDLNWDTSNATCIFSIVLIVVASCIFIFRIILFTWRVCKRPLMSMKTSPGSDVEMVEASSKQQLYV; encoded by the exons ATGGCTAAACACAAGGTATGGTTCATGCTGCTAATCTTCCTGTTTTTCTTGATTTACCTGGCAACCCTGGCTATCAATGGTTTAGCAAATATTCCTGAACTTG ACCTCAAGATATTTCGCAACACAACAGGAGATATATCCGACAAGTATATTCTGAATATTACACCAGCCAATTGGACCTTCACTATCTGGGGTATAATCTATTCCTGGTTTTCACTTGCTGTTATCTACTTCCTAACAACTATCTGTCGAAAGAACCAAACCGACTACGTCTACGTCCGTCCACAGGTGTTGACACCAACTTTCTACATCATTCTCGCATTAAACTTAGGACTCAATACAGCATGGTTGGTTCTTTGGGACAGAGAGTTGATGCAATATGCGTTTATTGTGTTGGTACTTGTCTGCCTAACACTGTATACCTGTCTCTTCATCGTCCATAAGAATTTGTGGAAACATTTGTCCCCTATGATGCGTCATCAGAAATTGGACGTCTGGTGCATTCGCATTCTTGTTCACAACGGTATCGCCATCTACGCGACCTGGTGCACTGTAGCTACACTTCTCAACACCGGTGTCGTCTTGGTGTACTGGTATGACCTTACGCAAGAAACTGCAGGTTTGATTTGCCTGTCCATTCTGTCATTGGAAGTGGTCGTCTGGTTTCTATTGGAGACATTTGTGCTAGATAAATGGGTGCGATATACCCTCACTGTTTGGGCCGTTATCATCTGGGCTCTGGCTGGTATTCTCGATTTGAATTGGGACACATCCAACGCCACTTGCATTTTCTCCATTGTTTTGATCGTTGTTGCTTCTTGTATCTTTATTTTCCGAATTATTTTGTTTACCTGGAGGGTTTGTAAGCGACCATTGATGAGTATGAAAACTAGTCCTGGCTCAGATGTAGAAATGGTTGAAGCAAGTAGTAAGCAGCAATTGTATGTTTAA